GACTGCCCGTAACCGCACCGTCCGCGGCGCGGCGGGCAGTTCGCCGCTTCCATTCTTCAATCGCTTTTATCCGATACGGCCATGAAAAAACCATACCTCGCATTTGTTTGTTTCGCTTTATCCATGCTGCAACTCGGCCGGGCCGATGCCGGCGTTTTGCATTTCGACGACGTTACCGCCGATGCGGAAGCCGCCATCGCCGACGGCTACGCCGGTTTGAACTGGACCAACTTCTGGGTGCAGAACCCGCAACTGGGCCAGGTCGCGAATTTCGATTCCGGCTTTTACAACGGTGTCGTCTCGGCCGACTATTCGGCATTCAATGCCGACGGCGGTCCGGCCGGCATTTGGTCGAACAGCCTGTTCGATTTCCGCAGCGGATATTTCGCTGCCGCTTCGCGCTGGGGCATGCAGATTACCGCTAACGGCTATCGCGACGGCAATCTGTTGTACCAACAGCAATTGCTGGTCAACACCGACGCCGCACAGTTGTTCTCTCTGAATTTTGCCGGCATCGATTCGCTGGAGTTCGTTGCCAGCGGCGGCGAGGAATATCTCGGCGCCGGTTTCCATTTCACGCTGGACAACGCCGACATCGCGGCGCCGGTGCCGCTACCGGCGGCGGCATGGCTGCTCGGCTCGGCCTTGGCCGGACTGCTGGGCTTGCAGCGACGTAAAGCGTAAACCCGCCGCGATACGCCAAACGTCGAAACCGCCTACGGGCGGTTTTTTTGTGCGGCTTGCGCCATAGCGGTCGGCATTTCGGCGTACCGGCCTTGACAATTCGGCCGCTTACGGCCACTTTTCGATACCGGACTCCGCTACCTTTCCCTAGCCCAAGGATATTGCCATGCCGGCCGTACGCATTTTCAACCGTTATTTCGTTCATGGCGCCAGCGATCCGGGCCGAGTGCGCGAAATCAACGAGGACGCTATGTTGCTCAACGCTGAAATCGGCCTCTGTTTGCTGGCCGACGGCATGGGCGGCCACGGCCTGGGCGATGTCGCCAGCCAACGCACCGTCACCGAAGTCGAGCGTTTGGTTGGGCGGCATTTACCGGCCGCCGCGACCGGCGGTTGGTCGGCTTGGCTGGGACGCTGGCGCAACAAAGGCCAGCGCCAGGCCGACAACGGCCAGCTTGCGCGGCAACTCTATGTACTGGCCGACATTGTCCGCGAAGCCAACCGCGCGCTTTACCTGAGCAACCGAGAGCACGGGGCGGTAGACGGCACCGGCAGCGGCACCACCTTGGTCGGTTGCCGGCTGCTGCCCGGCATTGCGCAGATGCAGATATTCCACGTTGGCGACAGCCGTTTGTACCGCTGGCGCGGCGAGGCGTTGCAGGCCTTGACCGCAGACCATTCGCTGTACCGGCAGTGGCGCGACGGCGGCCAAATCGGCAGGCAACCGCCGGCAAACCAGTTGTACCAGGCCATCGGCCCCAATCCGGCGATAGACCCGGAAATGCAACAGGTCGAAATCGCGCCCGGCGACGGTTTTCTGATGTGTTCCGACGGTTTGACCGGCATGCTGGAGGAAGCCGAAATCGCCGCCATCTTGTCCGGCCTCGCTCCGGCCAATCTGGCAGCCAAAACTCAGGCTCTGATTGATGCCGCCAATGCCGCCGGCGGCAAAGACAATATCTCGGTGGTTTTGATCTGCCAGTGATGCCGTGCTATTGCTCGACGAATTTCAGCAGCACTTTTTTCACCAAAATATTGTCGTCGTTACTCAAGCGGACCTGATGGCCGACTTCGCGCCCGTTCAGGCGGATATGCTTGTTGACGACCGGGGTTAGATAGTAATGGTCGCCGAGGCGGATGATTTCGGCGATCAGTTTCGGGGTAAACCAGCCGCCCACCCGCACGTTGCACTGTACGCCCTTGCCGATCGTGTAGTAATCCTTGTTCAGCAACAATTTATTGATGTTGCGGGCTTCGCCGTGTATCAGCAAGGCATGGTTGCCGGTCCGTGCCGCCGCTGCGCCCGGCCCGGAACCGGCCGCCGGGTTGACCAGCAGCGTCCGGTCGAAATCGGCCGCTTGCCCGGCGTGGGCGGAACTGCC
Above is a window of Methylomonas koyamae DNA encoding:
- a CDS encoding PP2C family protein-serine/threonine phosphatase, with the translated sequence MPAVRIFNRYFVHGASDPGRVREINEDAMLLNAEIGLCLLADGMGGHGLGDVASQRTVTEVERLVGRHLPAAATGGWSAWLGRWRNKGQRQADNGQLARQLYVLADIVREANRALYLSNREHGAVDGTGSGTTLVGCRLLPGIAQMQIFHVGDSRLYRWRGEALQALTADHSLYRQWRDGGQIGRQPPANQLYQAIGPNPAIDPEMQQVEIAPGDGFLMCSDGLTGMLEEAEIAAILSGLAPANLAAKTQALIDAANAAGGKDNISVVLICQ
- a CDS encoding FHA domain-containing protein, giving the protein MSFVEIYFNSSLQDVVEIGDQACSIGRASYNQVHIGNKGVSLVHAAISRQGGEWWLEDMNSTNGTYLNGAKIAGRQKLRFGDVITVGKHDLKFVDQPTSSAGSSAHAGQAADFDRTLLVNPAAGSGPGAAAARTGNHALLIHGEARNINKLLLNKDYYTIGKGVQCNVRVGGWFTPKLIAEIIRLGDHYYLTPVVNKHIRLNGREVGHQVRLSNDDNILVKKVLLKFVEQ